One part of the Desulfovibrio aminophilus DSM 12254 genome encodes these proteins:
- the rpoZ gene encoding DNA-directed RNA polymerase subunit omega, whose translation MARITVEDCLEKVSNRFLIVQMAIKRVKQYREGYEPLVETKNKEVVTALREIAEGKVLPGASIPEAGLMIEAEAE comes from the coding sequence ATGGCGAGAATCACGGTCGAAGATTGTCTGGAAAAGGTCAGCAACCGCTTCCTCATCGTCCAGATGGCCATCAAGCGGGTCAAGCAGTACCGCGAGGGCTACGAACCCCTGGTGGAGACCAAGAACAAGGAAGTGGTCACCGCGCTGCGCGAGATCGCCGAGGGCAAGGTTCTGCCCGGCGCGTCCATCCCCGAGGCGGGGCTGATGATCGAGGCCGAGGCGGAATAA